A region of the Clostridium estertheticum subsp. estertheticum genome:
TGCGCCTATTCCAAGTGCTGCAAGGTCAGTTGATGTAAGATTCTTTTTTAAGTCTGTCTTTGCGGCGGCATGCAGCTCCATTTTTAAGGACTTTTTTTTCCACATTTTCTTCCATATTTTCTTCATTTTTTTCTCCTCTTTAAGATAAGTCCACACTGTTTTACAATACCTCATTTAAATATTAAAATAACTTCCAGTGAAAATCACTCAATACTATAATCATCTTTAAATTGTATTTATTTCAGCTGCCTTACCATAGTTTCTTTAGTTTTTACAAAACTACTTAATAATATTCTTGTTGATATCCTATGTATTTTACATTCTTGGTTAGTCATAGTTCCTCTACTTTCGAAGCCGTTTTCTTTGCAATTTCCTACTTGCTTATTATAGCTTTAACTTTGTTTGCTTGATCTTGAGTTATTATAGTCTTATTGGTTACAATGCTTTTAAATGTATTTATAAGCTCGTTTGTATTTTAGTTCCCATTTGTTTGTACTCATCTACTTCCATATATATTTTATTTAAAAACATTAAATAATGCACCATACTGAATACGAATATTCATTAACAGTGAAATCGCTATTATAATTATAGCATGACTAAATAACGTTATTAGCTATTGTTTACGCTAAAAACCGACAAATATTTTAATAATTCTTATCGTATTTTGTATAATCATAGAGGTGTGTGCTATATAGAAATTTAAATTTAAACTAAATGAAGTGCGAAAATTCAAATGTATAACTCAAAAGAGATTAGCAATTTTATCACAAAGAGATATTAGCGAGTTAGAAAGAGGTATCCAAAGTCCCACATTAAAAACTGTAGAAGCTTAAGCTGATGCACTTAAATATAATAAAATGTTATATTTCACTAAAAAAATATCATCTGATGTAAGGGGTTAAGGCTTGCCTCTTATTTTTAAAGGTGCATAGAAAATGAAAAGAAAATTAATTTTTTATCTTCTAAAATTATTGATATGGCTATTAAAATAGTTCCACACGTGGATATAACAGCTTGAGATATTATCGATGAAGGAACAAGACAAAGATATATTGTGATTAATCAAGATATATTTCTACCGTTAAAGCTAATTGAAGTAGAAGACAAAAGGATATCAGACTATGCTTGTCATGAATATGATAAATTGATGCTAGCCTGGATGGCACTAGATGTCGATTATATATAAGAATTATAGGGTCTTTATAAGCTATTAAAATCCTTTAACATTTATATTTAATTTATAATGGGTTATATTCAAAATATCAATCCGTGCCTAATAAAGCACCCCCATATCTAATGATAGGGGTGTACTTGTGATGATATATATGAAGAATGCGAAGTAAAACAATCTTTAAATATGTTCAGTTTTTTTCATCTTTACACTGTCTTAATAATTTATTCGTTTTCTTCAGCTATCTATAATGAAAAATGATTTATCAGGATATTTTTTATGTAACCTTATCATATTAGTGGATAATGCAGTTTATCTATTCAGCATCAAAATCAATAAAGTACTTTCTCTCTGGTGTATGTATCGTGAGGGTTGCTAAATTAATATTGTCCTTTAAAATATCCACTCTGTATTCGAACATGATATCATCATTTTGCTTCTTCATGAATAAATAACTTCCTTCTTCTTGATCCTCGGCCTCATCACTTATTTCAGCGTAGATTTCTTCGCCACTGACTTCTCCAGGATATCCTGACTTTCTTATCTTTTCATCTATTGCTTTAAAAAACTGTTCCATTTTTTCGCTCTCCTTCTTTTTTTAATATCTATTTCTCTTCAAATCAAGTATATACTATGCTTCTAAATAACAGCCTTAACTCAAAAAAAATTATAACATAAACCAATGACACTTTTAATGCCATTGGCTTATTTCTTAAAAATATAATCACGAATTGTAATTGAGGCAATCATAGAGATATACCTTACTATCACTTATATATTAAAAAGTTTCTTTAAGTATGGTATTTCAAATCTCCCTATGTTCCAAAGTTTTGATTTTCACTCCTCTAGGTAGAGCTCTCATAACAACTTTTTCCCATGGGGTTCCTATTACTTGATCCATGACAGCTATTGCTCCACGGTCATCCTTTGTTCTAATTAATCTGCCACAACCTTGTTTTAACTTCAATCCCATCTCAGGGTAATCAACGGTTATAAGTGGATTCATCCCCTCTTCTTCTGCATCTTTGCGCCTCATTTCAATCAAAGGGTCTAGTGAAGGAAAGGGAAGCTGCCAAACTACAACGAGAGATAAAGACTCCCCGGGCACATCAATTCCCTCCCAAAATGTAGAACCTACTAATACAGATGTAACTTCCGCACGAAACTTTTGGACAAGATATCCTCGCTCACCTTTATCCTCCCATAAAACTTCAAACGGTAGCTCATAACCACTAATTTCTTTTCTTATTTTCCTAACTTCCTTCAAAGAGTTAACAAGTATCAGCGCTCTTCCTCCATTTTCTTTCAGCAAACATAGTAATTGTTTGATTTTACGTGAAAACTTGGCACTGTCAGTATCCTCAAAGGATGGTGGCTGTAAATAAACCACCACCTGTTCCTCAATATTAAAGGGACTTCCAACCGTTGATATTGTCGGATTTTTTAAACCCAGAGTCCTCATAAGGTAACCAAAATCGCCCTCATCACTTAAAGTTCCTGAAGTAAACACCACAGGCAATTTTTTCAAAAATAAATGTTTATTTAGCATATTGCTCAAATTCCGAGGAACTACCCAAAAGCTGCCGTCTGCCCTATCTATCCAAATAATAACCTCTCTCCCTTTATTCCTACCAAACCTAGCTAAGGCTGTAATTGATAGTTCTATTTGAATTTCAAAGGTATGTAACGTGCTTTCCGGTAACTCATTTATGTATAGCTCTTCCTCAATTTGTATCTCTAAGAGCAACCGATCTAGTGCCTTATGAAAAGTATCAGCTGCTTTCAGAAGTATATCATCGATACGAACCGCCAGACGCTCTGATTGCTCATCATCTATTACGTTTTGATTAAGTTTTTCGAAAAAGTTAGAAGTGGCCTGGCCCAAGGCAATTACACTTACAACCATTGAAGTTCTTGCTCCCTGGATTTCCTCTATCGAAAGGATAATATTATCAATATCCTCTTTGTGAATTTGTCTTCCAGCACCCATAGCTGCCGGCAGTATGACTTTATGGCCTTCATCAAAAATCACCAGCGAGTAATCTGGAAGGATAGGCATTTTACCGTCTGCAATTCTTTCATCCCTTGTCCACAGGTCCTGAAAAAAGATACTATGATCAGCGATAATTAAATCCTTGGAAGCTCTGTAATGTTTCCTTACCTTAACAAGCTTACAAAAGCCTCTTCTGGTACAGGCATCACATGGCATAGTCTCATCCCATCCAATCTGTCTCCATACACTATCAGATATGTGGGGCATTTCTGAGCGTTCACCTTTTGTAGTCCTGGCTAACCATTGATTAATCTCATCAGAGGCTGTTGCATCGCCAAACACTCCCCCCATTCCACTAACTCTCTCATCACAAACATACTGACGAGGATCCTTTGCCATTGGCGCATCTATTTCTAATCCCAGTATTCGAGAAAGTGTTTGAATATCTCCCTTTGGCCCTGCCAGCTGTTCCTGAAGTGCTGTTGAGGCGCATGCAATTACTACAGGCTTTCCGATAAAACCAGCGTAGGCAATTGCAGTGAGTAAGTAGGCGAAGGTCTTTCCGGTACCGACCTCAGCCTCAGCCAGATGAACTTTTTTATTACAAACTGCATCGGCAAGCTGAAACGCAGTATATATTTGTTCATCACGTATCTCATATCCGTGTTCCGGAAGAATATCGTAAAAAACATCGCCAATCCAATCCATCAACTTACTTGGAAACTCTTTTTTTGTTTTATAATCAAAGGTAGTCCCTATTTTCTTATACAAAATTTTATCCTCCTGTTAACCTATTTAATACCATAGAAAATATTATGTGAAAATTTACTTTCAGTTATGTACATGCGCATAGTTTTTCTTTATACACTAAACATAACCACCCTTACATTCTAAACTTTTTCAATAAGTATTATAACATTAACAATGTAAAAAAAAATTACATCTTTTAATAATTTAATTTATATTACACAAAATCTAGTCAATTTCCTAGGATTTCATAAACAAGAAATAGAGTACTTACTACTAATACTCTGCGATAATAGAAATGTGCATTGAATACACAATCAGATAAAATCACATAAAAAAAAAACTTCCAGGTAGAAGTTAATCCATTGAATCAAAAGCTGATGCAATTTCAGTAATAGTTTTAGTATACAATCTTTTTGCAACACCCCAGCAAATTGTAATAAGTCCTGAACAATCAACACCAACACAATATTTGCTAACACCATTATCTCTAGAATAATGCATTATTTATATCTAGAAATAATGACCTCATCACTACAAGCGCAGTTCAAAATATTGTAAAGAATTATGTTATCTCTTCTGGACTTAACCCAAAATCCATATCAACCCACAAACTTCACCACACGGCAGTTACTCTTATGTATAAATATGGTAGAGTAGATATCAGATCCCTACAACAAATACTTGGACATGAAAGTATTCCTACAACTGAAATATATACCCATATCGATGAGCATCAATTACAATCTGCAGTAAACTCAAATCCATTAGCTATGATGTTTAATTAGCTTTATTTCCAACCACGAGATTATTCCAGTTATAAGAATAATGTGAAGTTCAACTATAATCAAAAATCCTACATTACCTATGATACGGTTCTCCGTATCGGTAATAAGTGCGGTTTTACCATCTTTTTCTTATGTTCTAGTTAATTATAGACTAATGGTATTATTTTATTCCTTGTTGAATTGAGATAGCACCCATAAGTAACGATAAATTAATATTAATATTTATATTAGATATATTCTTAATAACATTATTAACATTTACAAGGTGTGAATATTGCAGTACTAAAATTAAAATTTTGACTGTCACTTTTAAAGTTACTTATAGAAAAAATCTACTATATATCAAACAGAATTTTCGCTTCCGTACTTATCATTTCAAAATAAAATCAATTCACGGAAAAATAAAATCATATATGTTGTATCAAAAATAGATTTCAAATATCATTACATTCTGTGTTTTCTTCAATAATTTTAATTCTGAAAATAACCATATAAATAGCAAGCAATGTCATTTTAAAAGCAAATTTCAAACCGCCACCTGATAAGTAATCTCTTCCGTGCATACATTCATTTCGTATATTTAGTGAGTTACCATTATACATAAAGTTATATATAAATAATAAATCTGGAACATTATCAAAGCCATTCAAATCAGAATATATTTCCTGCAATAATTCTCTTAACACTGAGCTTGGGTCTTTATATTTCATAAAATCAGTTAAGCTTTCTTTGAATGGTACAATACTTGTAATGGCACCTAATTCGCGTATTTTCATTTCCAAAATAGGAAACAACTGAGTTAAATGTGCTAATTTAAGATTACACTCATACGGAATAATTTCGTATTTCGCATTTTCCGAAATAAACCTGTATACTTGTTCTTCTTTTGTAAATAGTGATGCCATTGCATAAGCATTCTCCTTATATCTTTTATGAACCGCTGATAAATATATATCTATTTTCATATTATTTAAGAATTTATAACTCATAGTATCATTTATATCATCTATTATGTTTCTTAGCATAATATCAATATCATGTTTATCACAGTTTACTTCATTCATTTTCATTGGATATACAGATGTCAGTGAAATTGAAGAAAACATATACATAATTGCATTCTCAGATACATCCTCCATAATCTTGCATATCGATTCTTTATCAGCACAAATGCAACTTTTTGCTGCAAAAATTGGATTTCTTATAACCTGTTCATTATATAATACAACTTCTTTTGTCGGTACTGAAGTGGTATACTCAAATGTTTGCAAACTACTACATTGCTCTTTATAGTACTTTTGCTCCCATAATTGTTGAGTAAAAATCATATGTTGCTTAATTAGTTTCTTGTCAACATTTTGATTTGTAGAATTTACATTAATTAAGAATTTCATAAAATGGTAAAATAAATCTGCTACTTTAATATCTTTACAAGAATTTATATACTTTTCAAATGCTTTGACTGTTAGTAAATAGTATTCGTTATCTATTTGTTTAGGAATCTCTTCAACGCCTAAGAACTGTGACAATTCTGAAATGTTCGTGATTGTATCTATCTTTTTATATTGTTCTTGATAAAAACTTCGAACCAATGCCTTCTGTTCCTTGCTTAACGGAATACCTGCATTTATAATCTTATCTAATATTTCAGGTTCAGTTATATAGTGAAGCAATTTTAAAAACTCTATATATTCTTCTTTTTTTGCAACATTCGCCATCATTCTTTCTTTAAATAGAAATGATATAATCTCAAAAGAAGAAGAATTTACGATTTCAAATGATTTGTCAGCATTCTTAATAATACCGCCAAGTAATTTACAATGTTGAATAATTGTATTGTTGCTTGGCACTTTACGAAACTGAATTAGACATATTGTTTCAATAATGAAATCTATCTCTTCACAATTAAAATAATTTTGGATTTTACGCAACACGTCTTCTGTCCATAACGTAAAATCTGGAGTTGTCGTAATTCCATTTGAAAAAATTGGTACTAATTTTCCATGTCTTATAGATATCTGTAACATATCCATCACATATTCTTCTTGCCATGTAATAAAATGTTCCCTTTCCATATGATGAAAATTAAAAGCATTTCCAGATAAAATTATCTCTTTGTGTTTTTTTACAAATTCCCCCGTATCTTTATAATATTTCTTTTCAATATTATCACTAAGACACTTCCTTGCATTTTCTAATCCAGGCAATTTAATATCTGATGCTAATGCATATATATCCTCTTTATACAATTCGAAAGAGTCCATATTAATTAAATTCCAAAAATTCTTCTGTTGTAATAATCTATAATCAACAACATATTGCGTTTTATTATCCTGATTTTCTAGCTTTGTAAGCCATATTACAAAATAAAGAGCATGTCCAAATTCTGTTGCTATACAAGATTTACATTCGTCTCGTTCTATAACTCCGTTGAAATACTTCGCAAGCATATATAAATCTATACAAACTTTATTTTCAAATTCGGGAATAGTTCTGCATACTTCTACTATTTTAATGAAATGCAACAAAACCTCTCGTAAATTTCGATATTGGGTTTGAAATTCCTCCCAATTACTTACATCATCCAGTGTAAAATTTACTTCAATGTACTCAATTATCCATTGCCACTCCTGGCTCTTTGCTAATAATCCATCAACATATTTAACCTGTTCTTCATGGCCAAAATAATTATTCATAATTTACCTCCTCCAAATACCTCACTAGATTATTATAAATCTAATTAGGTACAATGTCATATCCAAATCTTCTTCTAAATTGGTGTAGTTGTGGTATAGTAGAGCCTCTATTTCTACTAAGAATTCTTTATCTACTAGGTTTACAAGGTAACTTAACGATAGTTCCCCCCGATATCCCATCTTCTCATACAAATGCTGATTCCTTTTGCATAATTCTAGTGTTGTTAACATCCATTTATAATTGTTTGTATAAAGTTGTTTTATTAATTGTAATGCTTGTTTTCCGTAACCATATCCTCGATATTCTGGAAGGATACAAAAATAATGATATAACTACAAATATCAGATGCGATTATACCCTTATTTTCTATATTCGATAATATACTTGTAAATTCCAGTAAAAACCTTATTTACTTATGATACGGTTCACCATATCATATTCTAAATTTTTTCACATTTATATATTTTTCTATCTTCATCTTAGCTTCACATTATTAGCCTAATTAGAAGCTCTACAGCATGTCCAATTATAGACATTATAAGAATAATGAGAAGTTTATAATTAGTCTTTCTTAGTGTTATTATTTACGCATGACAATGTCATATTTTATAAAATTGTTTATATTTTTACCGCCAAACCAATAAATAAAGCGAAAAACAGCCCACTTTTAGTTGAATTCTATAAAGAGATTCGGTTGGCACACCAAGTACCATGCTCTTATAGTTCTAAATTAAACCACCTCTGTCACTAATGTCAGGCAATATTTCTGAATTTTTTTATACTAAGGTATTTAATCTAATCTCTGATGTATTGTTTTTTTAATTTCGTCAAAATGTTTCTTTCACAAAATTAATGAATCTTCCACTTTGTAGAAAATTGAAATTATGTTACATAAGGAATCACCTTCTGAACATAATTCTTTTGATTTGTTTAAGCAAATATCACGCTCTTTAATGTTTTTTTGAATTTCAAAAAACCTTCCTTATTCATAGTAATTTTTGAAATTGATGTATATTACATATAGTATTCCGATTTCATAATAGTAATTTGCATTCAGTTTATCAAGTCTAATTGCCTTTTTATAGTCGTTTATGGCTTATATTTTTTACCAAATTTCTTTTTCTTGTGCATTTTTTACTAGGAATAAAACATAATTTTATTTTACAAAGTCTAATTCTTAAATATCCCCACCATTCTTCATTAAAATCTATTTCTTTACACTTGGCATCTAAGGTTCTATATACACTTTCTAACTCTTCTATCGTTTTTTTTGTTAATTTCATTGTTTGAATTGTCCCTTCAATTGCCACACATAATTTAAAATAATAACGAAGAATATCTATTAACTTATAATCTTCTTTTATGTGATTTTTAATTCCATTTAATACTGTAATCACTTCTCTAGCATCATAGTTTTTGAACTCAACATACTCATTATTTATTGAGTTAATTCTTGAAGTAAGCGCATCACTTAAGGATAATTGATTTATTTCTGAAATATTATCTAGAGCTTTGTCAATAGCTGAAAAATATTTATCAACCACATCACTTAAAGATTCTTTAATAACCTCTTTTTGAAGAATCTTTATTTTTAATTTTATTAAAATTTCTCTACAATTATCTATTATTGTTCCATTTCCTTTAATATTCTCAAGACTATGTTTCATATATTCATCAGACAGTTTTACATATAGTTTTTCCACAGTAGTTACATCTTCAAACTTTATTTTGATTTCTCCATAATTCTGTTGTTTTAAATCTAGCATAGAAATAAATGCCACTATATAATGAATTGTTTGATATAGTACACCATCTATCATGTATTCAAACTGTTTATTAATCGTTTTTTTATGTTGTTCAGGAACTTTTAATAATGGTTGAATTTCTTTAACATGATTTTTTATAAAATAACTATTATTATATCTAAAGACCTTTTCGATAAATGTTATTAACTGCATTGTATCAGAAATTTTTACTTCATTTTCTAAGCTTTCAATGTACTTAATAATATTTTTAAATTTTTCGATAAATTCTTTTTCTTCCTTTATTGATAACAAATATTGAAAATATCCTTCTAAATGTTCTTGAAAAAAGTCAAATTCAATTCCACTATCTTCCTTTAATGAGTCTTCAATTTTTTGTACATTTGTCTTCACCTTATCTATAACATCTTCATAAAACATATAATATAGTATCCCATTAAATAATACTGTTTTTGTTTCTTTTGTATAAGGGCTATTATATATACAATTTTTTATTATTTTAATGACATACTCATTCTCTTTACTTTTGTCCTTACGCTCAAAATAATTTTTTATTTCTTTTAAAAATATCAGTTTTTCATATTCTTCTTCAAATATAATTTTTATAAATGCTATTGTAAATACAACAAAAACACAATCATCATTTGATAAATTACTAGTTGTACTATTAGGACTAGAAAACCAAAACTTATTTACAATTCTGAGCACCCTTTTAAGTTCTCTAATTAATTTTTTAAACTTTCTAGGATTTGACAAGTGCAGACAAAGTTTATCATAGACTATTATCCATGATTCATTATCCCCACCTTCGGCTTTTTCAATTTTTTCCAATCCAATATCTATTACATCTTTTATATACACATAAAAACTTCTTCGTAATGTTTCTACACTTACTTTTATAAATTCACTAGATTCCACAAAATCTCTTTTAAATATAATTTGATTCCTTTTGTTATAATATTCGTACATATCTATGTATGAAATATCTTCCAATATTGTTCTATCATTAATAAATTTATCTAAATATTCTCTAGTTATCTTCCCTGAAATTATTTTTTCATAATCTACAAAAAAAAGTATAGTGCATCCATTTAGTTCTAATATTTCTTTAATGAATTTAAATGTTTCAAATATTTCAAGCTCTCCAGACCTATCTAAATCATCAATTAATATGTATATCCGTTTATTAGTATTTTGTCTTAATAATCTTTTTATATCTCCATTTATTTTATCTTTTGCCTCATTAAAGCTATCTAACCCAACAGATGGCAATTGAAACATTTTTGAGATGACTGAAAAGCCGTCTCTTCCAATTTGATTACCCAAAATATAAAATATAGTATCAAAGTAACTTTTTAAAGAACTACTTTTCCCGGTATATATACCATTTTCAATAAAGATTTTATTAAATTGAATTTTTATATTTCTTAGCATCTTCTCCATGCTATTTTCAATTTTAGGTTCAACAAATACAAAATACGCTTGTTCTTTTAATTCATCTTTTAATGCATTTAAGAAACATGTTTTTCCACTACCCCATCTACCAGTAATAGCCATCGCAAATGGTTCATCAAAATTTCTTTCTTTAAATTCTCCAATTAAATAACTCAACTGTTGCCTTCTTATTGGGTATAAATACTCTTTCTTTGTAATAGGTATATCTTCTTCTTCGTTAAAACTCAAGACATCTTTGGCTCCTATTAGCTCAAGCTTCCTCTTCCATACTTGTGGTATTATATATATCCTTAGAATTTTTTCTTTATTTTTAATAATCTTTTTTAAAAGGCACTGCTTTATATAATTAAATACATTATTTATATCTTTACATATATAAGTTTGATTGTTTTTTATAACAGTCAATAAACTAATAATTGCCACTCCTATAATACCTTCAAAGGTATCTAATCGTCCAACATACCCTAACAGCAATAATAAAAATCCTATATTATATATTAAGTATTGTGTTAATTCAGATATTATTTTATCAACAGATCTTAAATACATAGCTATATTAGCTATAAAATATAAAGTTAATACTACCGAAAGCAAAGTATATAGATATATTGGTGCACTTGGATTTTCAATGATTTTAATGTTTGTCATTTTAAGGAATATTCCAAATCCAGTATATATAATCCCTTTCATTATGCCTTCGGCCATTGATATGATTAAACTTTTAAACCTCTTAATTTTGAAAAGTATTAAAATCACATCGCGACATATTAGGTATAGATGTATCATAACAAGAATTGCAATAACTTTTAATAGTATTTGTGTTTTATTACTACTATACCAATTAGGAAATATAATTTGTTCAAAAAAATTTAGTATGTTTATATTTTCCAGCACTTTTACCCCACTCCCCATTACTCTTATATTCAATTGCAAACTTAACTATATTTATAATATTTTCTTTTATCCTAATTAAATATTTTTAATATATTAAAAAGTGTTTACTATATATTATGGAATTGTTTTTTTAATATTTCAGAAATCTACATACCTTATGTTTAATCTACCTTTTCAATTAATTCTCGTATCATAGTAGCATTATTAAGTGAGTTTACATGAATTTTTCTTCCAATAATCCCAATATATCTTCCAATTTCAGAATAAGTATCTTCCATGTAATCTAATGCAATATTGTCAGCTTCAATTTCATAGCTTCTATTCGCTTCGAGTACACCACTCTCATCTTCTTTTGCTACTAAACACTTATATTTATTTTGAGTAAATTGACCTACGTGAGCAAGTTCGTGTGCCAATATAAATTCAATATATAAGTCACAAACCCTATTCGCTCTTTTAAAGTTATAAAAGTTATGAAAAATGAACTTTAGAGTCTGAGTCAATTTTTCATAATATATATTGACGATAATTTGTCCACTTTCCTTTAACAGTGAAGTTTTACCTAATAATCCATTTGGATCCGGGTATCTATCATCTGAAATAGCCCAAGGTGACTCTAATGAGAAAATAAATTGATAATTATTAATGTCCATAAATTCTTTAATACGCCCATTAGATTGATTATATATTGTGCTTATTCTTTTTTTGACATTCTCAGTACTAAATTCTACACTGTGTAATGACATAATTTAATCTCCTTAATCTAAAAATTCTATTTTATTGGTGCTTTTGTGATGTAACATCTAATCTCCAATACATTCTAAATATCTTAGAACTTATTGATTCCGCCAACTTCTTATTATTAGCCTTATAGGTACATGGATAATGGAAAGTTACGTTCTATTCGAACTTTACTTTATATCACTATAATTTTTTCATTAGATTTGCAAGGTGAGGCAATGCAAATACATACAGTTGCTGGATCAATATCATATTTTGTTGCTACAATATTGAAATTAACCGCTGTACATGTAAGATACATATCTTCATCTTCAGAATTAATTTGTATTTTCAAAAGTTTTTCTCTTTCAGAATATGCTTTAATAATTTCTAATCTTTGATTCTGAGTTAATGAATTAAATTGTTTTATTATAATATTAGCGTCTTCTAGACTATTTGAAAATAGTTTACAAAAATCTAAAGTTTTACTAAATTCTCTTTTAGAAAATTTGATATACCTTATTTTTTTCATTACATATTCCCCAAAATTCTTTTACACTTTTAAATTCTAACTTTTTCTCTGCCTTTAGTTTTAAAAGTAACTTTTCAATTATATTGCATTCTGAAGAATCAAAAAAATAATAAATACATTCATTAATTTTTGCATTATCAATAATTTCAAACAAATGATAGTCATTATATGGAGATAATCCTAAAATTGAAAGAGTTCCTGTTATACTTCTAAATTCTTCTATAGAGTAGTCTTCTTGAAATCTTAAGTTCGGATTTGTAACTTTAATTTTAATTGCATCAGCAAAATTAACTATTAATTTATTATTTTCATTTTCCCAACTATCAACATCTTTACTAACTAATTCATTAGATAAATATGCATTTGTCATTTTATTAACAGCTTCATTTGCTAATGAAGCTTGCTTTATTTGATATTGTTTATAATCTCCACAATATGTTGACAAAGC
Encoded here:
- a CDS encoding P-loop NTPase fold protein, translating into MLENINILNFFEQIIFPNWYSSNKTQILLKVIAILVMIHLYLICRDVILILFKIKRFKSLIISMAEGIMKGIIYTGFGIFLKMTNIKIIENPSAPIYLYTLLSVVLTLYFIANIAMYLRSVDKIISELTQYLIYNIGFLLLLLGYVGRLDTFEGIIGVAIISLLTVIKNNQTYICKDINNVFNYIKQCLLKKIIKNKEKILRIYIIPQVWKRKLELIGAKDVLSFNEEEDIPITKKEYLYPIRRQQLSYLIGEFKERNFDEPFAMAITGRWGSGKTCFLNALKDELKEQAYFVFVEPKIENSMEKMLRNIKIQFNKIFIENGIYTGKSSSLKSYFDTIFYILGNQIGRDGFSVISKMFQLPSVGLDSFNEAKDKINGDIKRLLRQNTNKRIYILIDDLDRSGELEIFETFKFIKEILELNGCTILFFVDYEKIISGKITREYLDKFINDRTILEDISYIDMYEYYNKRNQIIFKRDFVESSEFIKVSVETLRRSFYVYIKDVIDIGLEKIEKAEGGDNESWIIVYDKLCLHLSNPRKFKKLIRELKRVLRIVNKFWFSSPNSTTSNLSNDDCVFVVFTIAFIKIIFEEEYEKLIFLKEIKNYFERKDKSKENEYVIKIIKNCIYNSPYTKETKTVLFNGILYYMFYEDVIDKVKTNVQKIEDSLKEDSGIEFDFFQEHLEGYFQYLLSIKEEKEFIEKFKNIIKYIESLENEVKISDTMQLITFIEKVFRYNNSYFIKNHVKEIQPLLKVPEQHKKTINKQFEYMIDGVLYQTIHYIVAFISMLDLKQQNYGEIKIKFEDVTTVEKLYVKLSDEYMKHSLENIKGNGTIIDNCREILIKLKIKILQKEVIKESLSDVVDKYFSAIDKALDNISEINQLSLSDALTSRINSINNEYVEFKNYDAREVITVLNGIKNHIKEDYKLIDILRYYFKLCVAIEGTIQTMKLTKKTIEELESVYRTLDAKCKEIDFNEEWWGYLRIRLCKIKLCFIPSKKCTRKRNLVKNISHKRL
- a CDS encoding ATP-dependent DNA helicase, with the protein product MYKKIGTTFDYKTKKEFPSKLMDWIGDVFYDILPEHGYEIRDEQIYTAFQLADAVCNKKVHLAEAEVGTGKTFAYLLTAIAYAGFIGKPVVIACASTALQEQLAGPKGDIQTLSRILGLEIDAPMAKDPRQYVCDERVSGMGGVFGDATASDEINQWLARTTKGERSEMPHISDSVWRQIGWDETMPCDACTRRGFCKLVKVRKHYRASKDLIIADHSIFFQDLWTRDERIADGKMPILPDYSLVIFDEGHKVILPAAMGAGRQIHKEDIDNIILSIEEIQGARTSMVVSVIALGQATSNFFEKLNQNVIDDEQSERLAVRIDDILLKAADTFHKALDRLLLEIQIEEELYINELPESTLHTFEIQIELSITALARFGRNKGREVIIWIDRADGSFWVVPRNLSNMLNKHLFLKKLPVVFTSGTLSDEGDFGYLMRTLGLKNPTISTVGSPFNIEEQVVVYLQPPSFEDTDSAKFSRKIKQLLCLLKENGGRALILVNSLKEVRKIRKEISGYELPFEVLWEDKGERGYLVQKFRAEVTSVLVGSTFWEGIDVPGESLSLVVVWQLPFPSLDPLIEMRRKDAEEEGMNPLITVDYPEMGLKLKQGCGRLIRTKDDRGAIAVMDQVIGTPWEKVVMRALPRGVKIKTLEHREI
- a CDS encoding GNAT family N-acetyltransferase, with the protein product MLPEYRGYGYGKQALQLIKQLYTNNYKWMLTTLELCKRNQHLYEKMGYRGELSLSYLVNLVDKEFLVEIEALLYHNYTNLEEDLDMTLYLIRFIII